The Granulicella arctica genome segment CAAGTGCAGGGGGCTTACGCCGTCGGGGTTGATCGTTGAGGTGGAAGAGGGCTCGGTGTTGTCGGAGCGCTTTCCGAAGGAGCAGCTTGCGGGGGTTGCGGAGGCGATTGTGTATGTCGTCTGCGATCTTGGGGAGAAGCAGAAGGTCGATGGGATTTCGGATGCGTTCAATCCGCAGATGAAGACGGAGCGGACGTTTGCTTACCGGATCACGCTGGATGTGACGGCGGCGGAGAAGGAGAATGCGATTGCGGTGGCGCGGCTGCGGCGACCTTCGGCGGGGATGCACTATGAGAAGGACCCGCAGTATATTCCGGCGTGCCTGTCGCTTTCGGCGCATAGCGAGCTGACGTCGGGGTGGCGGAAGATCTCGGAGTCGGTGAACAATCTGGCCTCGGGGTATGCGGAGCTGCATCGCGCGATGCGTGAGTTCATGGTGCTGTTTACGGAGCGCGGCATCGAGACGGAGGTGGACCGGGACTCGCTGAACTTTGCCGAGCGCATGGTGATGGCGTTGCAGGAGACGGCGTACCAGGTGCTTGATCGAACGCAAACACCGGAGCGTTTCTTTGGGAACATTCGCAAGCTGCTGCATCAGGCGGCGACGTTCTTCGATCTGGCTCCGGGGATGCAGCAATACTATGAGACGCTGCGTGAGACGGGCGAGACGGAGCTGATCGCTTTGATCGAGGTGCAGAAGCATACGCTCCAGACGGGACGGACGTTGCGGCTGAATGAGGATCTTGGCGTTGAGCTGCGGTCTGCATTGCAGTCGCTTGGTGTGTTGGAAAAACTTGAGCGTGCGCTTGAGGGCAAGTACATCGACTTCCGCCGCAGTCCTTCGCTTGAGGGTATGAACTTTATCTTCGACCGGCAGGGCAAGGTGCTGTACAAGCTGGCGGCGAAGCCTTCGCGTGTGCAGGGTGTGGTGGATGAGCTGACGATTTTCTTTTCGCAGCTTCGGCTGGAGGGGCGCGATCGTTACCGGCTGATTCTGGTGGGGGATCGCAACCAGCCGTACCCGCGTGGGACGACGATCAGCGCGGAGATTCGGCTGAATGAAGGCAG includes the following:
- the tssK gene encoding type VI secretion system baseplate subunit TssK; translation: MAKIRLKSVNWEHGMLLTPEHFLRQEHYLESLLFWNIGYLTTGSGLVGGGVRLPASDLGAVRHDPTVVLEENADALGLSISKCRGLTPSGLIVEVEEGSVLSERFPKEQLAGVAEAIVYVVCDLGEKQKVDGISDAFNPQMKTERTFAYRITLDVTAAEKENAIAVARLRRPSAGMHYEKDPQYIPACLSLSAHSELTSGWRKISESVNNLASGYAELHRAMREFMVLFTERGIETEVDRDSLNFAERMVMALQETAYQVLDRTQTPERFFGNIRKLLHQAATFFDLAPGMQQYYETLRETGETELIALIEVQKHTLQTGRTLRLNEDLGVELRSALQSLGVLEKLERALEGKYIDFRRSPSLEGMNFIFDRQGKVLYKLAAKPSRVQGVVDELTIFFSQLRLEGRDRYRLILVGDRNQPYPRGTTISAEIRLNEGSGFRREAIILQAEAKLDDQYNFELDFEAQDVPTITDVRVTVQAYHAVHTALLFARHRFFAGRTLDTPNTARGVEPVTSRAEEHVPAARFAAQENGRSDASPFGNSYAPPPPPPPPRAQPPVERPKPLDTTSALPPWSPRKREEEPAIENDPAANRPRRRRLE